CAGAGTGAGTGTCCCAGTGGTGACATTTCCAAAGGCAGCAGTAGTGGGCGTTTCTATCAATACACCGGTAAAAAATGCTCAACCAAGGGCAATGGTATTGGCTGGGGAGGCGGCGGTTCACTTGGAGGAGTGGGCGGCGGCACTTTCGGAAATGGGGCTGGAGCGGGTTCGCCGGAGGCGATGCCGATAACGCCTGGCTGTACCCCGGATGCGCCCTGCGCTTCAGGTGGTTCGAAAGATGGTTCGTGCTAATACCAACAAATAAAACAAAATAAATAAATTAAACACAAGGGTCAAAAAATGAAAACAAACAACCGACCCCGGAACAGCCTGAAGGAATGGCTGTTCCGGGTAATCAGCTACATACTCATGCTGGTAATGGCATTGCCGCAGATGGCGTATGCCCGCATCAGCGGCAATGACGAAAAATTATCTGGCATCAGTCATGCCAGCGTCAGACTGCCGAATACCGAATATACCGAAAACACCGTAGACATGCGGGTAAAAGTATTAGGTGGAGAAGTCAAACTCAACCGCACCTGGGAAAATGGACGTTGGTATCTCAATCCAGCCTGGGCCGAACTACGCTTCGTATTAGATCCGCTCGACAGCAGCGTCAAAACCATCGATCGTGCCGGTACCCTGTATCAGCGCAGCGGCGAAGCCGACTTATATACCTACAAACAAGTATCCATCAGCAAAACCGAAACCGGCTGGCGCTGGACGGATCCAGAGGGTAACTGGATAAACTATGACAGCAAAGGCCGGCCACTGGCCTATGGCAATGCCAACAACGTACAAGTTAGCTTTGAGCTAGATAAAGACGGGCAGCGCAAAGCCATTAAAGATAACAACGGCGAACTCGTATACAACCTAGACTATGACAATCAGGATCACCTAATCAAAGCCACCGACCGCAGTGGCCGCAGCGTCAGCTACAACTGGTCCGGAGACCGCCTGACCCAAGTAACCGACGTCATGGGCAACGTCTGGAAATATGGTTACGACAACAACGGCCAGATAAACCGCCGCACCGATCCCGATGGTGGCGTCACCAAAATTGATTACATCGTGTCCGTACCCTCATCACAGTTTGCCATGGGCAGCGGCCGCAATGGTGGCGTAATATCACAAAGTGCCGTAGTGAGCACCGGCGCAGCCGATCATGAAAACAAACTGGCACGCGTAGGCAAAATCACCAGCAAAACCGGTGCTGTGACTGTTTATAACACCGAGTACAACCGCGTCAACAAACAATACACCATCACCGTCAACGATCCGGCCGGACAAAAAACCGTCACCGTATTTGACAGCAATGGACGCGTACTGACCGAAAGTATAAACGGCCATCTTACCGCCCGCTATGATCGAGACAGCGCCAACAACATCGTCAAATACACCGACGAACGCGGGCAGATTACCACTACCCAGTATAACCAAGCGGACTATCCGGTTAAAGTCACCTATCCGAATGGCGCAGTAGAAGAATATCAATACAATCAGGCCAACAAACCGGTCAAACAAATCAACGCCAAAGGCGACAGCATCACCTTTGAATACAATGCTGCCAACCAGCCGACCAAAATCACCTATGCTGCCGGCAAACCCGAGCAACGCATCGTCAACTTCGAGTATGACAACCTAGGTCAGCAAACCAAAGCCACCATAGGCAATAATCAAAAGAGCATCAGCCTGCAGCAAAGCTTTGACCGCTACGGCAACATAGCCAGCTATACCGATGGCAAAGGGCAACAGTACCAGTACAGCTATAACATACAAGGTCAGCCAACCGAATTACAGAACCCTTTACAGCAGAAATGGCTATTGGGTTACAACGCTGCCGGTTACACAACACAAGTAACCGACCCACTCAAGCACACCTTTACCATGAAAACCGATGCCCTCGGCCGAATAGTAGAGATGACCGATGCGCAAGGCAACAGCACCCATTACAGCTATCAAAATACAGCAACAGGGCGCGAAGTAAAAACCACTGACGCATTGAATCAAGTTACCACCCAGCAGTATGACCAGCTCAACCGCCTGATTAAAACCATCACCCCATCCGGACTGGTTAGTGAACAGAGCTACGACAGCAACAGCAGAATCAGCCAGTATAAAGACTACAAAGGCAATCAGCTTAGCTACGAATATGGCGCACCCGGCACCAGTCAGGCTGGACTCCTGACCAAAATAAACTACCCGACCTACAGCGAAAGCTACGATTATGACAACATGGGTAACACCATCAGCGTCAACCAGCAGCTGGACAGCAATACCCAGATAAGCAGCCACAGCAGCTATGACCAACTAGGCCAACAAATCAGCCGCACCGATGCTGCCAACCGCACCAGCCAAAGCCAATACAACGCACTGGGACAAATCACAGCCGACATAGATGCACTGTCAGGTAAAACCCAGTACCAGTATGACCTGTCTGACAACCTCAGCACACTGACTGATGCCAAAGGCAACCAGTACCACTTTGAATATGATCAAAATAACAACCTACTCAAAGAAACCAAAACACTGGGCAACAACGTCGAATACAGCTACAACGCTGCCAACCAGCTGACCGAACAGAAGCAGGCCAACGGCAACCGCATACAGTATCAGTATGATGCAGCGGGAAACCTCAGCCAGCAAAACTACATCGCAGCCGGTGCCGACACCGCCGAACAGACAGTCAACTACCAATATGATGCCAACAACCAACTGACAGACGTACAGCAAAGCGGCAGCTCCAACAGCCATTACACCTATCAGCGCGATGCCCTAGGACGAATCGTTGAAGAAAACATCAGCTATGGCCGCATCAGCAAAACCTTAAAATACAGCTATGATACAGATGGCAACCTAGCCAGCATCACCTATCCCGATAACAGCACAGTAAACTATCGTTATGCCAACGGCCAGTTACAGCAAGCCATACTGCCAAACGGAGAAGAAATCAACTGGCGTGATTACCAATGGAATCAGCCTAAACGTATCACCTATCCGCAAGCAGAACAAACCAACAGCTATGATGCCTTACAGCGACCAACACAAATCAAACTGGTTAGCAAAGGACAAACCTTACTCGAACGCCACTACAGCTACGATAAAGTCAGCAACATCAGCAGTATCCAGACAGAAAAGGGCAGCAGTAGCTACCAGTATGACCAATTAGACCGCTTAACCCAAGTCAAACCGGAACAGGAAAGCCTAGCGCAACGAGCAGAATCCTACAGCTACGATGCCATCGGCAACCGCACCGGTAGCGCCCAACAACCAGGTGAGTGGCAGTACAACGACCTCAACCAACTCATCAAGTGGGGAGAAGGCAAACAACAGACCAGCCTCAGCTACACCATCAACGGGCAGCTAGCGACAGAAGAAAACGCCAATAAAAAACTCAGCTATAGCTACAACGCGGCCGAGAGACTAAGTAAAGTCAGTAACGACAGCGGAGAAATAGCCAGCTACCAATACGACCCATTTGGCCGGCGCATCAGCAAAACCGTAAATGGCAAAACCACCTACTATATCTACAGCAGCGAAGGGCTGATAGCTGAACTGGATCAAACAGGACGGATGCAAGTAGCGTACGGTTGGGCACCAGACAGCGATTGGGGCACCAGCCCACTGTGGCAGGCGAATCTAAACGAAGGCCAAACCCTAAAAAATGCCAGCTATCACTACCTAATAACAGACCATCTTGGCACCCCACAACTAGCAATAAACAGTACAGGAGAACAGAGCTGGAAAATTACCAGTGATGCATTTGGCAACAGCGAACTGGATGCAAATAACCAAATCACCATGAACCTGAGGTTTCCGGGACAGTATTACGACGAAGAGACCGGACTGTCGTACAACTACTTCAGGAATTACGACGCGAAGACGGGGAGATATATTCAGAGTGACCCGATAGGGTTAGCAGGAGGAGTAAACACGTATGGATATGTAGGTGGGAATCCGCTTATATATAGTGACCCGACTGGGGAGATTGCTCCGGTAGTTGGTGCATTAGTTGTTGCTGGAATAAGGTTAGGCATTATAGGTTTGAGATCAGCATTATCAAGCATTCGGGCAAGAAGATTAGTTTCTGGCATCATGCCTGGAGTAGGTGCAGGCATAAATCAGAATATTGATAGAAGATTGAAAGAAGGAAATAATGGGTTACCATATTTAAATTCAAGACATCCAGGGGAAGATCATTTACTTAATGTATGTGAAGGAAAAAAAGAGTTAGGATATGACCCTTTTGACCCAAACGATCGTTGTCAAAAAATAAGAAATGCAATATATTATTTATCAATGAGAGCAAGAATACGAGCCGGAGACTTAATAAAATATGGAGGAGGGGACAGTGGACATAATCTAAGGTACAATCGAGTATTAGATGCTTTGAAAAAGCTTGTAAATGAAGCTAAACTTTGGGGTTGTGAATATGACAAGCAAGCAGATGAAATATTAAAATCATCAAAACGGTCAATAGCAGAAAAAATGAGTGTTTCCAAAGAGGTTGCAAAAAAATTCAATTAGCTTTCTTTTTTTCAAAAAAGTGGAGTTTTTATGTTGAATACATGTTTAATAAAAAATAATTACTTCAAAGCTAAAGTTGCTTATATTAATGATGGGGTAGTATATATTGTAATATATAGATCAGATACATTTGAACATTATGTTTCTTTTAGTATCTATAATAATACAGATAAAAAAACTTGGATTTTAGAAGCTGATAAAATTATTAAAAAATTAGATGTGCCGATTGATTGGAAAAAACCACATAGGTATTGTTTAGCTTATTATGCTCGTCAGGTTTTAAACGATGATGATTTTACAGATAAATTAAATTATAATTTATTAAGTGATTCAGATATATACCGTTATGTGCTTATATCTAGATTAAAAGAAACTGCTTTAATAAAAAAATTGAATCAACTACCTAAAGAGGAAAAAATTCAATTATTTATCCTAAAGGACTGGGAAATTGAGGCTAGTGTATCAGAAGATATTCATTATGCTATCTATGGGCGTCAATATATATATAAAAGGCTATATGATAAAAAAAAATATACTATTTATTATAAAAAATATTTGGAAAGGATAGAAAATGTCTTCGGGAAAATAGATGAAAATGAATAATTTTGAGAAATTGAAAATATTAAAACTATATTTTCGAAAATTTTAAAACTAATTTAATTTTTAAATATTAAATTGTTTGATAAAGACTAACTAATTATAAATCTTTAACTAGGTCAATAAACTTAATTAGTTAGTAAATTTTTATTATTCATACTATATTTTTATGTAGAAATTATTAAATTAAAATGATGTGTATAACTATCTAAAATTATTTTGTTATGTAAAAAAATTTTTCTTTATAATAATATTTTTAAAAATATGATTACAATTAAAAATTAACATATATTACTCAAGTATATTTATATACATTTTTAAAGTGTATTAGCCCACTGTGGTAAGCTAACCTAAGTGAAGGCCAAACCTTGAAAAACGCCAGTTATTACTACCTAATAACAGACCATCTGGGCACCATGCAACAAGCAATAAACAGTGCAGGAGAACAGAGCTGGAAGATTACCAGTGATGCATTTGGCAACAGCGAACTGGATGTAAATAACCAAATCACAATGAACCTGAGGTTTCTGGGACAGTATTACTACGAAGAGACTGGACTATCGTATAACTACTTCAGGGATTATGACGCGAAGACGGGAAGGTATATTCAGAATGACCCAATAGGGTTAGCAGGAGGAGTAAACACGTATGGATATGTAGGTGGAAATCCGCTTTTATACAGTGACCCGACTGGGGAGATTGCTCCTATAGCTGTTCCATTAATTGTTGCTGTAATAAGGGTAGCAATAAATGGGATACGATTTTGTGCGTTAAATTTTACTTGAAACAGACTGGCAAGCGAAGCGTTGAAATGGGGGATGGTAGGAGAGCAAGCAGCTACTGATAAACATAGGCAAGTGGGTGATAGGAATAGAGTTATAAGAGAATGTAAAAAATATAAAGATAGTGAGGTAGGTTATACTGTACATGTTTAGGGGATAGAGTTGTGATTACAAAATCAAATGGAGAAATACATACTAGTTTCAAAAATTTCAGAGCTAATACCAATATGAGAGTAAAGAAGGGAAAATGGGTTCGACAATGGGACTAAATTTATATAAAGAAAGCAGTATATTAATAAATCAATGTAATAATGATTGTAATAATATATGTAAAGCTAACTTGTTAGAAAGATTGAAAGATAATAAGTTTGCTGTAATATCAATAGATTATTTATACGATGATGCTGATTTCGAGAAGGATTGTGTAAGCCAAAAAAAAAATTATTACGAATTAGTTAGAGAAGAATTTAGCTTTTCATATTTAAAATGGTTTAATACTGAACAAGAAGCATTAGACAATTTTTTTTATGATATGGTTTAATAAAAATGTACTATATTTTATTTGCAATTAACTATAAAGCTATGGATAAGTAAATTAGCGGTAAAATATATTTGGGCTTTAACTAAGATTAAATAGTTAAAGCTTTTTTTTAATATATTATTATTTGCAAATGTATAAATTCTGAACTATATAAATTAAAACGAATATTTAAGGAGAAATAGCCAGCTACCAGTACGACCCATTTGGCCGGCGCATCAGCAAAACCGTAAATGGCAAAACTACCTACTATATCTACAGCAGCGAAGGGCTAATAGCTGAACTGAATCAGACAGGACGGATGCAAGTAGCGTACGGTTGGGCACCAGATAGCGACTGGGGCACCAGCCCACTGTGGCAGGCGAATCTAAACGAAGGCCAAACCCTAAAAAATGCCAGCTATCACTACCTGATAACAGACCATCTGGGCACCCCACAACTAGCAATAAACAGTACAGGAGAACAGAGCTGGAAGATTACCAGTGATGCATTTGGCAACAGCGAACTGGATGCAAATAACCAAATCACCATGAACCTGAGGTTTCCGGGACAGTATTACGATGAAGAGACTGGACTATCGTATAACTATTTCAGGGATTACGACGCGAAGACGGGGAGATATATTCAGAATGACCCGATAGGGTTAGCTGGGGGAATAAACACGTATGGGTATGTAGGTGGAAATCCGCTGGTATATAGTGACCCAACTGGGGAGT
This portion of the Snodgrassella alvi genome encodes:
- a CDS encoding RHS repeat-associated core domain-containing protein, producing MKTNNRPRNSLKEWLFRVISYILMLVMALPQMAYARISGNDEKLSGISHASVRLPNTEYTENTVDMRVKVLGGEVKLNRTWENGRWYLNPAWAELRFVLDPLDSSVKTIDRAGTLYQRSGEADLYTYKQVSISKTETGWRWTDPEGNWINYDSKGRPLAYGNANNVQVSFELDKDGQRKAIKDNNGELVYNLDYDNQDHLIKATDRSGRSVSYNWSGDRLTQVTDVMGNVWKYGYDNNGQINRRTDPDGGVTKIDYIVSVPSSQFAMGSGRNGGVISQSAVVSTGAADHENKLARVGKITSKTGAVTVYNTEYNRVNKQYTITVNDPAGQKTVTVFDSNGRVLTESINGHLTARYDRDSANNIVKYTDERGQITTTQYNQADYPVKVTYPNGAVEEYQYNQANKPVKQINAKGDSITFEYNAANQPTKITYAAGKPEQRIVNFEYDNLGQQTKATIGNNQKSISLQQSFDRYGNIASYTDGKGQQYQYSYNIQGQPTELQNPLQQKWLLGYNAAGYTTQVTDPLKHTFTMKTDALGRIVEMTDAQGNSTHYSYQNTATGREVKTTDALNQVTTQQYDQLNRLIKTITPSGLVSEQSYDSNSRISQYKDYKGNQLSYEYGAPGTSQAGLLTKINYPTYSESYDYDNMGNTISVNQQLDSNTQISSHSSYDQLGQQISRTDAANRTSQSQYNALGQITADIDALSGKTQYQYDLSDNLSTLTDAKGNQYHFEYDQNNNLLKETKTLGNNVEYSYNAANQLTEQKQANGNRIQYQYDAAGNLSQQNYIAAGADTAEQTVNYQYDANNQLTDVQQSGSSNSHYTYQRDALGRIVEENISYGRISKTLKYSYDTDGNLASITYPDNSTVNYRYANGQLQQAILPNGEEINWRDYQWNQPKRITYPQAEQTNSYDALQRPTQIKLVSKGQTLLERHYSYDKVSNISSIQTEKGSSSYQYDQLDRLTQVKPEQESLAQRAESYSYDAIGNRTGSAQQPGEWQYNDLNQLIKWGEGKQQTSLSYTINGQLATEENANKKLSYSYNAAERLSKVSNDSGEIASYQYDPFGRRISKTVNGKTTYYIYSSEGLIAELDQTGRMQVAYGWAPDSDWGTSPLWQANLNEGQTLKNASYHYLITDHLGTPQLAINSTGEQSWKITSDAFGNSELDANNQITMNLRFPGQYYDEETGLSYNYFRNYDAKTGRYIQSDPIGLAGGVNTYGYVGGNPLIYSDPTGEIAPVVGALVVAGIRLGIIGLRSALSSIRARRLVSGIMPGVGAGINQNIDRRLKEGNNGLPYLNSRHPGEDHLLNVCEGKKELGYDPFDPNDRCQKIRNAIYYLSMRARIRAGDLIKYGGGDSGHNLRYNRVLDALKKLVNEAKLWGCEYDKQADEILKSSKRSIAEKMSVSKEVAKKFN
- a CDS encoding RHS repeat-associated core domain-containing protein, whose translation is MKNASYYYLITDHLGTMQQAINSAGEQSWKITSDAFGNSELDVNNQITMNLRFLGQYYYEETGLSYNYFRDYDAKTGRYIQNDPIGLAGGVNTYGYVGGNPLLYSDPTGEIAPIAVPLIVAVIRVAINGIRFCALNFT